The proteins below come from a single Balaenoptera musculus isolate JJ_BM4_2016_0621 chromosome 1, mBalMus1.pri.v3, whole genome shotgun sequence genomic window:
- the NECAP2 gene encoding adaptin ear-binding coat-associated protein 2 isoform X1: MEEGEYESVLCVKPEVHVYRIPPRATNRGYRAAEWQLDQPSWSGRLRITAKGQVAYIKLEDRTSGELFAQAPVDQFPGTAVESVMDSSRYFVIRIEDGNGRRAFIGIGFGDRGDAFDFNVALQDHFKWVKQQCEFAKQAENPDQGPKLDLSFKEGQTIKLNIANMKKKEGAAGTPRARPASTGGLSLLPPPPGGKTSTLIPPPGEQLSVGASIVQPAVAPSSGGATVSWPQPKPAATATADIWGDFTKSTGSTSSQTQPGTGWVQF; the protein is encoded by the exons ATGGAGGAGGGCGAGTACGAGTCTGTTCTGTGTGTCAAGCCAGAGGTCCACGTCTACCGCATCCCGCCGCGGGCCACCAACCGTGGTTACAG GGCTGCGGAATGGCAGCTGGACCAGCCATCGTGGAGTGGCCGGCTGCGGATCACTGCAAAAGGGCAGGTGGCCTACATCAAGCTGGAGGACAGGACCTCAG GGGAGCTCTTTGCTCAGGCCCCAGTGGATCAGTTTCCAGGCACAGCTGTGGAGAGCGTGATGGATTCCAGCAGGTACTTCGTTATCCGCATCGAAGATGGAAACG GGCGACGGGCGTTTATTGGAATTGGCTTCGGGGACCGAGGTGATGCCTTTGACTTCAATGTTGCCTTGCAGGACCATTTCAA GTGGGTGAAACAGCAGTGTGAATTTGCAAAACAAGCCGAGAACCCAGATCAAGGTCCCAAATTGGACCTAAGCTTCAAGGAGGGCCAGACTATCAAGCTCAACATTGCA AAcatgaagaagaaggaaggagcagCTGGGACTCCCCGAGCCCGGCCCGCCAGCACAGGAGGACTGagcctgcttccccctcccccaggggggAAAACCTCCACCCTGATCCCTCCCCCTGGGGAGCAGTTGTCTGTGGGGGCGTCCATCGTCCAGCCAGCAGTTGCTCCCAGTTCAG GAGGTGCCACTGTGTCCTGGCCGCAGCCCAAGCCTGCCGCTACTGCCACCGCCGACATCTGGGGAGACTTTACCAAATCCACAGG GTCGACCTCCAGCCAGACTCAGCCAGGCACAGGCTGGGTCCAGTTCTGA
- the NECAP2 gene encoding adaptin ear-binding coat-associated protein 2 isoform X2, whose product MEEGEYESVLCVKPEVHVYRIPPRATNRGYRAAEWQLDQPSWSGRLRITAKGQVAYIKLEDRTSGELFAQAPVDQFPGTAVESVMDSSRYFVIRIEDGNGRRAFIGIGFGDRGDAFDFNVALQDHFKWVKQQCEFAKQAENPDQGPKLDLSFKEGQTIKLNIANMKKKEGAAGTPRARPASTGGLSLLPPPPGGKTSTLIPPPGEQLSVGASIVQPAVAPSSGRPPARLSQAQAGSSSDLSATLFPHTTSGKELPRLGGRKEDEALPGQPLFGA is encoded by the exons ATGGAGGAGGGCGAGTACGAGTCTGTTCTGTGTGTCAAGCCAGAGGTCCACGTCTACCGCATCCCGCCGCGGGCCACCAACCGTGGTTACAG GGCTGCGGAATGGCAGCTGGACCAGCCATCGTGGAGTGGCCGGCTGCGGATCACTGCAAAAGGGCAGGTGGCCTACATCAAGCTGGAGGACAGGACCTCAG GGGAGCTCTTTGCTCAGGCCCCAGTGGATCAGTTTCCAGGCACAGCTGTGGAGAGCGTGATGGATTCCAGCAGGTACTTCGTTATCCGCATCGAAGATGGAAACG GGCGACGGGCGTTTATTGGAATTGGCTTCGGGGACCGAGGTGATGCCTTTGACTTCAATGTTGCCTTGCAGGACCATTTCAA GTGGGTGAAACAGCAGTGTGAATTTGCAAAACAAGCCGAGAACCCAGATCAAGGTCCCAAATTGGACCTAAGCTTCAAGGAGGGCCAGACTATCAAGCTCAACATTGCA AAcatgaagaagaaggaaggagcagCTGGGACTCCCCGAGCCCGGCCCGCCAGCACAGGAGGACTGagcctgcttccccctcccccaggggggAAAACCTCCACCCTGATCCCTCCCCCTGGGGAGCAGTTGTCTGTGGGGGCGTCCATCGTCCAGCCAGCAGTTGCTCCCAGTTCAG GTCGACCTCCAGCCAGACTCAGCCAGGCACAGGCTGGGTCCAGTTCTGACCTGAGCGCAACTCTTTTTCCTCATACAACTTCCGGAAAGGAGCTGCCTCGTCTGGGCGGAAGGAAGGAGGATGAAGCACTCCCTGGCCAGCCTCTGTTTGGAGCAtga